From a region of the Pongo abelii isolate AG06213 chromosome 9, NHGRI_mPonAbe1-v2.0_pri, whole genome shotgun sequence genome:
- the RIN1 gene encoding ras and Rab interactor 1 isoform X1: protein MESPGESGAGSPGAPSPSSFTTGHLAREKPAQDPLYDVPNASGGQAGGPQRPGRVVSLRERLLLTRPVWLQLQANAAAALHMLRTEPPGTFLVRKSSTRQCQALCLRLPEASGPSFVSSHYILESPGGVFLEGSELVFPDLVQLICAYCHSRDILLLPLQLPRAIHRAATHKELEAISHLGIEFWSSSLNIKAQRGPAGGPVLPQLKARSPQELDQGTGAALCFFNPLFPGDLGPTKREKFKRSFKVRVSTETSSPLSPPAVPPPPVPVLPGTVPSQTERLPPCQLLRRESSVGYRVPAGGGPSLPPMPSLQEVDCGSPSSSEEEGVPGSQGSPATSPHLGRRRPLLRSMSAAFCSLLAPERQVGRAAAALMQDRHTAAGQLVQDLLTQVRARPEPQELQGIRQALSRARAMLSAELGPEKLLSPKRLEHVLEKSLHRSVLKPLRPILAARLRRRLAADGSLGRLAEGFRLARAQGPGAFGSHLSLPSPVEMEQVRQKLLQLLRTYSPSAQVKRLLQACKLLYMALRTQEGEGAGADEFLPLLSLVLAHCDLPELLLEAEYMSELLEPSLLTGEGGYYLTSLSASLALLSGLGQAHTLPLSPAQELRRSLSLWEQRRLPATQCFQHLLRVAYQDPSSGCTSKTLAVPPEASIATLNQLCATKFRVTQPNTFGLFLYKEQGYHRLPPGALAHRLPTTGYLVYRRAEWPEIQGTATEEESSGQSEARSRGEEQGCQGDGDAGVKASPRDIREQSETTAEGGQGQAREGPAQPGEPEAEGSRVAEE from the exons ATGGAAAGCCCTGGAGAGTCAGGCGCGGGCTCTCCTGGAGCCCCCAGCCCATCCAGCTTCACTACTGGGCACCTGGCGAGAGAAAA GCCAGCCCAGGACCCACTGTATGACGTGCCCAACGCCAGCGGCGGGCAGGCAGGCGGGCCGCAGCGGCCGGGGCGTGTTGTGAGCCTGCGGGAGCGCCTGCTGCTCACCCGGCCCGTGTGGCTGCAGCTGCAAGCCAACGCAGCAGCCGCACTGCACATGCTGAGGACCGAGCCCCCGGGG ACGTTCCTCGTGCGGAAATCTAGCACCCGCCAGTGCCAGGCGCTGTGCTTGCGTTTGCCTGAAGCCAGCGGCCCCTCCTTCGTCTCCAGCCACTACATCCTGGAGAGCCCTGGCG GCGTCTTCTTGGAGGGCTCGGAGCTCGTGTTCCCGGACCTAGTCCAGCTCATCTGTGCCTACTGCCACAGCCG GGACATCCTTCTCCTCCCGCTGCAGCTCCCCAGAGCCATCCACCGCGCAGCCACCCACAAAGAGCTGGAGGCCATCTCCCATCTGGGCATTG AGTTCTGGAGCTCCTCCCTCAACATCAAGGCTCAGCGGGGCCCGGCTGGAGGCCCAGTGTTGCCCCAGCTGAAGGCCCGGTCCCCTCAAGAGCTGGACCAGGGCACCGGAGCCGCCTTGTGCTTCTTCAACCCCCTGTTCCCGGGGGACCTAGGGCCCACCAAGCGGGAGAAATTCAAGAGAAGCTTCAAAGTGCGCGTGTCCACAGAGACCTCCAGCCCCCTGTCTCCACCTGCCGTGCCGCCTCCCCCCGTCCCCGTGCTGCCAGGGACAGTCCCCAGCCAGACAGAGCGGCTGCCCCCTTGCCAGCTGCTACGGAGAGAGAGCTCAGTGGGGTACCGCGTGCCAGCAGGCGGTGGCCCTAGCCTTCCGCCTATGCCCTCCCTCCAGGAGGTGGACTGTGGCTCCCCCAGCAGCTCCGAGGAAGAGGGGGTGCCAGGGTCCCAGGGGAGCCCAGCGACCTCACCCCACCTGGGCCGCCGACGGCCTCTGCTTCGGTCCATGAGCGCCGCCTTCTGCTCCCTACTGGCGCCGGAGCGGCAGGTGGGCCGGGCCGCAGCAGCACTGATGCAGGACCGACACACAGCCGCGGGCCAGCTGGTGCAGGACCTACTGACCCAGGTGCGGGCCAGGCCCGAGCCCCAGGAGCTGCAGGGCATCCGTCAGGCGCTGAGCCGGGCCCGGGCCATGCTGAGCGCGGAGCTGGGCCCTGAGAAGCTGCTGTCGCCTAAGAGGCTGG AACATGTCCTGGAGAAGTCATTGCATCGCTCTGTGCTCAAGCCTCTCCGACCCATCCTGGCAGCCCGCCTGCGGCGCCGGCTTGCAGCAGACGGCTCCCTGGGCCGCCTAGCTGAGGGCTTCCGCCTGGCCCGGGCCCAGGGCCCTGGAGCCTTCGGGTCCCACCTGAGCCTGCCCTCCCCAGTAGAAATGGAGCAGGTGCGCCAGAAGCTGCTGCAGCTGCTCCGCACCTACTCACCCAGCGCCCAGGTCAAGCGGCTCCTGCAGGCCTGCAAGCTGCTCTACATGGCCCTGAGGACCCAGGAAG GGGAGGGCGCGGGTGCCGACGAGTTCCTGCCTCTGCTGAGCCTCGTCTTGGCCCACTGTGACCTTCCTGAGCTGCTGCTGGAGGCCGAGTACATGTCGGAGCTGCTGGAGCCCAGCCTGCTCACCGGAGAGG GTGGCTACTACCTGACCAGCCTCTCTGCCAGCCTGGCCCTGCTGAGTGGCCTGGGTCAGGCCCACACACTCCCACTGAGCCCTGCGCAGGAGCTACGGCGCTCCCTCAGCCTCTGGGAGCAGCGCCGCCTGCCTGCCACCCAGTGCTTTCAG CACCTCCTCCGAGTAGCCTATCAGGATCCCAGCAGTGGCTGCACCTCCAAGACCCTGGCCGTGCCCCCAGAGGCCTCAATCGCCACCCTGAACCAGCTCTGTGCCACCAAGTTCCGAGTGACCCAGCCCAACACTTTTGGCCTCTTCCTGTACAAGGAGCAGGGCTACCACCGCCTGCCCCCTGGGGCCCTGGCCCACAGGCTGCCCACCACTGGCTACCTTGTCTACCGCCGAGCAGAGTGGCCTGAGATCCAGGGGACTGCGACAGAGGAGGAGAGCAGTGGGCAGTCAGAGGCAAGAAGCAGAGGGGAGGAGCAAGGGTGCCAGGGAGATGGGGACGCTGGGGTCAAAGCCAGCCCCAGGGACATTCGGGAACAGTCTGAGACAACTGCTGAAGGGGGCCAGGGTCAAGCCCGGGAAGGCCCTGCTCAGCCAGGGGAACCAGAGGCAGAGGGAAGCCGGGTAGCAGAGGAGTAG
- the RIN1 gene encoding ras and Rab interactor 1 isoform X3 — protein MPSLQEVDCGSPSSSEEEGVPGSQGSPATSPHLGRRRPLLRSMSAAFCSLLAPERQVGRAAAALMQDRHTAAGQLVQDLLTQVRARPEPQELQGIRQALSRARAMLSAELGPEKLLSPKRLEHVLEKSLHRSVLKPLRPILAARLRRRLAADGSLGRLAEGFRLARAQGPGAFGSHLSLPSPVEMEQVRQKLLQLLRTYSPSAQVKRLLQACKLLYMALRTQEGEGAGADEFLPLLSLVLAHCDLPELLLEAEYMSELLEPSLLTGEGGYYLTSLSASLALLSGLGQAHTLPLSPAQELRRSLSLWEQRRLPATQCFQHLLRVAYQDPSSGCTSKTLAVPPEASIATLNQLCATKFRVTQPNTFGLFLYKEQGYHRLPPGALAHRLPTTGYLVYRRAEWPEIQGTATEEESSGQSEARSRGEEQGCQGDGDAGVKASPRDIREQSETTAEGGQGQAREGPAQPGEPEAEGSRVAEE, from the exons ATGCCCTCCCTCCAGGAGGTGGACTGTGGCTCCCCCAGCAGCTCCGAGGAAGAGGGGGTGCCAGGGTCCCAGGGGAGCCCAGCGACCTCACCCCACCTGGGCCGCCGACGGCCTCTGCTTCGGTCCATGAGCGCCGCCTTCTGCTCCCTACTGGCGCCGGAGCGGCAGGTGGGCCGGGCCGCAGCAGCACTGATGCAGGACCGACACACAGCCGCGGGCCAGCTGGTGCAGGACCTACTGACCCAGGTGCGGGCCAGGCCCGAGCCCCAGGAGCTGCAGGGCATCCGTCAGGCGCTGAGCCGGGCCCGGGCCATGCTGAGCGCGGAGCTGGGCCCTGAGAAGCTGCTGTCGCCTAAGAGGCTGG AACATGTCCTGGAGAAGTCATTGCATCGCTCTGTGCTCAAGCCTCTCCGACCCATCCTGGCAGCCCGCCTGCGGCGCCGGCTTGCAGCAGACGGCTCCCTGGGCCGCCTAGCTGAGGGCTTCCGCCTGGCCCGGGCCCAGGGCCCTGGAGCCTTCGGGTCCCACCTGAGCCTGCCCTCCCCAGTAGAAATGGAGCAGGTGCGCCAGAAGCTGCTGCAGCTGCTCCGCACCTACTCACCCAGCGCCCAGGTCAAGCGGCTCCTGCAGGCCTGCAAGCTGCTCTACATGGCCCTGAGGACCCAGGAAG GGGAGGGCGCGGGTGCCGACGAGTTCCTGCCTCTGCTGAGCCTCGTCTTGGCCCACTGTGACCTTCCTGAGCTGCTGCTGGAGGCCGAGTACATGTCGGAGCTGCTGGAGCCCAGCCTGCTCACCGGAGAGG GTGGCTACTACCTGACCAGCCTCTCTGCCAGCCTGGCCCTGCTGAGTGGCCTGGGTCAGGCCCACACACTCCCACTGAGCCCTGCGCAGGAGCTACGGCGCTCCCTCAGCCTCTGGGAGCAGCGCCGCCTGCCTGCCACCCAGTGCTTTCAG CACCTCCTCCGAGTAGCCTATCAGGATCCCAGCAGTGGCTGCACCTCCAAGACCCTGGCCGTGCCCCCAGAGGCCTCAATCGCCACCCTGAACCAGCTCTGTGCCACCAAGTTCCGAGTGACCCAGCCCAACACTTTTGGCCTCTTCCTGTACAAGGAGCAGGGCTACCACCGCCTGCCCCCTGGGGCCCTGGCCCACAGGCTGCCCACCACTGGCTACCTTGTCTACCGCCGAGCAGAGTGGCCTGAGATCCAGGGGACTGCGACAGAGGAGGAGAGCAGTGGGCAGTCAGAGGCAAGAAGCAGAGGGGAGGAGCAAGGGTGCCAGGGAGATGGGGACGCTGGGGTCAAAGCCAGCCCCAGGGACATTCGGGAACAGTCTGAGACAACTGCTGAAGGGGGCCAGGGTCAAGCCCGGGAAGGCCCTGCTCAGCCAGGGGAACCAGAGGCAGAGGGAAGCCGGGTAGCAGAGGAGTAG
- the RIN1 gene encoding ras and Rab interactor 1 isoform X2 — MESPGESGAGSPGAPSPSSFTTGHLAREKRLLGGLGARVPGPSPAHLCLLPQPLPRAIHRAATHKELEAISHLGIEFWSSSLNIKAQRGPAGGPVLPQLKARSPQELDQGTGAALCFFNPLFPGDLGPTKREKFKRSFKVRVSTETSSPLSPPAVPPPPVPVLPGTVPSQTERLPPCQLLRRESSVGYRVPAGGGPSLPPMPSLQEVDCGSPSSSEEEGVPGSQGSPATSPHLGRRRPLLRSMSAAFCSLLAPERQVGRAAAALMQDRHTAAGQLVQDLLTQVRARPEPQELQGIRQALSRARAMLSAELGPEKLLSPKRLEHVLEKSLHRSVLKPLRPILAARLRRRLAADGSLGRLAEGFRLARAQGPGAFGSHLSLPSPVEMEQVRQKLLQLLRTYSPSAQVKRLLQACKLLYMALRTQEGEGAGADEFLPLLSLVLAHCDLPELLLEAEYMSELLEPSLLTGEGGYYLTSLSASLALLSGLGQAHTLPLSPAQELRRSLSLWEQRRLPATQCFQHLLRVAYQDPSSGCTSKTLAVPPEASIATLNQLCATKFRVTQPNTFGLFLYKEQGYHRLPPGALAHRLPTTGYLVYRRAEWPEIQGTATEEESSGQSEARSRGEEQGCQGDGDAGVKASPRDIREQSETTAEGGQGQAREGPAQPGEPEAEGSRVAEE; from the exons ATGGAAAGCCCTGGAGAGTCAGGCGCGGGCTCTCCTGGAGCCCCCAGCCCATCCAGCTTCACTACTGGGCACCTGGCGAGAGAAAA GCGTCTTCTTGGAGGGCTCGGAGCTCGTGTTCCCGGACCTAGTCCAGCTCATCTGTGCCTACTGCCACAGCCG CTCCCCAGAGCCATCCACCGCGCAGCCACCCACAAAGAGCTGGAGGCCATCTCCCATCTGGGCATTG AGTTCTGGAGCTCCTCCCTCAACATCAAGGCTCAGCGGGGCCCGGCTGGAGGCCCAGTGTTGCCCCAGCTGAAGGCCCGGTCCCCTCAAGAGCTGGACCAGGGCACCGGAGCCGCCTTGTGCTTCTTCAACCCCCTGTTCCCGGGGGACCTAGGGCCCACCAAGCGGGAGAAATTCAAGAGAAGCTTCAAAGTGCGCGTGTCCACAGAGACCTCCAGCCCCCTGTCTCCACCTGCCGTGCCGCCTCCCCCCGTCCCCGTGCTGCCAGGGACAGTCCCCAGCCAGACAGAGCGGCTGCCCCCTTGCCAGCTGCTACGGAGAGAGAGCTCAGTGGGGTACCGCGTGCCAGCAGGCGGTGGCCCTAGCCTTCCGCCTATGCCCTCCCTCCAGGAGGTGGACTGTGGCTCCCCCAGCAGCTCCGAGGAAGAGGGGGTGCCAGGGTCCCAGGGGAGCCCAGCGACCTCACCCCACCTGGGCCGCCGACGGCCTCTGCTTCGGTCCATGAGCGCCGCCTTCTGCTCCCTACTGGCGCCGGAGCGGCAGGTGGGCCGGGCCGCAGCAGCACTGATGCAGGACCGACACACAGCCGCGGGCCAGCTGGTGCAGGACCTACTGACCCAGGTGCGGGCCAGGCCCGAGCCCCAGGAGCTGCAGGGCATCCGTCAGGCGCTGAGCCGGGCCCGGGCCATGCTGAGCGCGGAGCTGGGCCCTGAGAAGCTGCTGTCGCCTAAGAGGCTGG AACATGTCCTGGAGAAGTCATTGCATCGCTCTGTGCTCAAGCCTCTCCGACCCATCCTGGCAGCCCGCCTGCGGCGCCGGCTTGCAGCAGACGGCTCCCTGGGCCGCCTAGCTGAGGGCTTCCGCCTGGCCCGGGCCCAGGGCCCTGGAGCCTTCGGGTCCCACCTGAGCCTGCCCTCCCCAGTAGAAATGGAGCAGGTGCGCCAGAAGCTGCTGCAGCTGCTCCGCACCTACTCACCCAGCGCCCAGGTCAAGCGGCTCCTGCAGGCCTGCAAGCTGCTCTACATGGCCCTGAGGACCCAGGAAG GGGAGGGCGCGGGTGCCGACGAGTTCCTGCCTCTGCTGAGCCTCGTCTTGGCCCACTGTGACCTTCCTGAGCTGCTGCTGGAGGCCGAGTACATGTCGGAGCTGCTGGAGCCCAGCCTGCTCACCGGAGAGG GTGGCTACTACCTGACCAGCCTCTCTGCCAGCCTGGCCCTGCTGAGTGGCCTGGGTCAGGCCCACACACTCCCACTGAGCCCTGCGCAGGAGCTACGGCGCTCCCTCAGCCTCTGGGAGCAGCGCCGCCTGCCTGCCACCCAGTGCTTTCAG CACCTCCTCCGAGTAGCCTATCAGGATCCCAGCAGTGGCTGCACCTCCAAGACCCTGGCCGTGCCCCCAGAGGCCTCAATCGCCACCCTGAACCAGCTCTGTGCCACCAAGTTCCGAGTGACCCAGCCCAACACTTTTGGCCTCTTCCTGTACAAGGAGCAGGGCTACCACCGCCTGCCCCCTGGGGCCCTGGCCCACAGGCTGCCCACCACTGGCTACCTTGTCTACCGCCGAGCAGAGTGGCCTGAGATCCAGGGGACTGCGACAGAGGAGGAGAGCAGTGGGCAGTCAGAGGCAAGAAGCAGAGGGGAGGAGCAAGGGTGCCAGGGAGATGGGGACGCTGGGGTCAAAGCCAGCCCCAGGGACATTCGGGAACAGTCTGAGACAACTGCTGAAGGGGGCCAGGGTCAAGCCCGGGAAGGCCCTGCTCAGCCAGGGGAACCAGAGGCAGAGGGAAGCCGGGTAGCAGAGGAGTAG